A window of the Salvelinus alpinus chromosome 3, SLU_Salpinus.1, whole genome shotgun sequence genome harbors these coding sequences:
- the LOC139570620 gene encoding ubiquitin domain-containing protein 1-like, producing MWQANCRRMLSLTNWISETVMGGCVGRDQLDGPGPARNSTWSKKRGGRNEPLKKECPKWKSEYPMTEGQLRSKRDEFWDTAPAFDGRKEIWDALRAAAVAAEVNDLELAQAIVDGACITLPHGMLTESYDELGNRYQLPAYTLAPPTNLITECTNESQAPNLKEQKKPPPPPKEEFQLRVRLSCGKDLRISASMSDSISQLKTALEGQEDIEAAHQRWFFAGKLLTDKTRLQDTKIQKDFVVQVIVNNYSPVTKLIPN from the exons AGACAGTCATGGGCGGGTGTGTAGGGAGGGATCAGCTGGACGGACCAGGGCCTGCCAGGAACTCTACATGGAGCAAAAAACGAGGAG GACGCAATGAGCCCCTGAAGAAGGAGTGCCCTAAATGGAAGAGTGAGTACCCTATGACTGAGGGCCAGCTGAGGAGTAAGAGGGATGAGTTTTGGGACACGGCTCCAGCCTTTGACGGCAGGAAGGAGATTTGGGACGCGCTCCGAGCGGCAGCAGTGGCTGCAGAGGTGAACGACCTGGAACTGGCTCAGGCCATAGTGGACGGAGCCTGCATCACACTACCACACG GTATGCTGACAGAGAGTTATGATGAGCTGGGGAACCGCTACCAACTTCCTGCCTACACTCTAGCCCCTCCCACCAACCTCATCACTGAATGCACCAATGAGAGCCAAGCTCCCAATCTAAAGGAGCAGAAAaagcctccccctcctcctaaAGAGGAGTTCCAGCTACGAGTGCGTCTCTCGTGCG GTAAGGACCTACGTATAAGCGCCTCCATGTCAGACTCCATTTCCCAGCTGAAGACAGCCCTGGAGGGGCAGGAGGACATTGAAGCGGCCCACCAACGCTGGTTCTTTGCAGGGAAACTGCTAACAGATAAGACCCGACTCCAGGACACTAAGATACAAAAAGACTTTGTGGTCCAGGTCATCGTGAACAACTACTCACCCGTAACCAAACTCAtaccaaactga